DNA sequence from the Thiobacillus sp. SCUT-2 genome:
TCCGCTTTCACCCACGAATCCTTCAGTGTCACCGTCCGGTTGAACACCGGCGCCCCCGGCCTGGTATCCGACCGATCCGCAACAAAATAGCCGTGCCGCTCGAACTGGAACGAAGCTTCGGGCGCGGCATCCTTCAACGCGGGCTCGAGTTGCGCGCGGATCACCTTCACCGAATCGGCGTTGAGGTCGTCGAGGAAGTTGCCTGTTTCCTGACCCGGTTGCGCGGTCCTGAACAGGCGGTCGTAGAGGCGCACTTCGGTCTCGATGGCGTGCGCGGCGCTGACCCAGTGGATGTTGCCCTTGACCTTGACCGAGTCGGCGCCGGGAGTGCCGGACTTGGTGTCGGGCAGGTAGTCGCAGTGCACGGCGGTGATGTTGCCGGCGGCGTCCTTGTCGCAGCCGGTGCATTTGACGACGTAGCCGTAGCGCAGGCGCACCGAGTTGCCGGGGAATAAACGGAAGTAACCCTTGGGCGGTGTTTCCTCGAAGTCCTCGCGCTCGATCCACAGTTCGCGTGAGAACGGGATGGCGCGCTTGCCGAGCTCGGGCTGCTGCGGATGGTTGGGGGCGAAGCAGTCTTCGCTCTGGCCTTCCGGGTAGTTGTCGATGATCAATCTCACCGGGTCGAGCACGGCGACGCGGCGCAGCGCGCTGTCGTTCAGCACGTCGCGCTGGCAGGCCTCGAACACGCTGTAGTCGATCCAGCCATCGGACTTCGACACGCCGATCTGGTCGGTGAAGCGGCGGAAGCCCTCGGGCGTGTAGCCGCGGCGGCGCGCGCCGACGAGCGTGGGCATGCGCGGGTCGTCCCAGCCGGAGACGTGCTTCTCTTCGACGAGCTGGATCAGCTTGCGCTTCGAGAGCACGACATAGGTCAGGTTCAGGCGCGCGAACTCGATCTGCTGCGGCAGCGGGCGGGTGAAGAAGCCCCCAATGGCGAGCTTGTCGAGCAGCCAGTCATAGAACGGACGCTGGTCCTCGAATTCCAGGGTGCAGATCGAGTGGGTGATGTGCTCGATCGCATCCTCGATCGGGTGCGCGTAGGTGTACATCGGGTAGATGCACCAGGTATCGCCCGTGTTGTGGTGGGTGGCGTGCTTGATGCGGTAGATCGCCGGGTCGCGCAGGTTGATGTTGGGCGAGGCCATGTCGATTTTCGCACGCAGCACGTGCGCGCCGTCGGGGAACTCGCCCGCCTTCATACGACGGAACAGGTCGAGGTTCTCCTCGACCGAGCGATTCCGATAGGGGCTGTCTTTGCCTTTTTCAGTCAGCGTGCCGCGGTACGCGCGCATCTCGTCGGCGGTGAGCGAATCGACGTAGGCGTGGCCGGCCTGGATCAGGTACTCGGCGCAGGCGTACATGGTGTCGAAGTAGTTCGACGCGAAGTAGAGGTGCGTGCCCCAGTCGAAGCCCAGCCACTTCACCGACTCGACGATGGAGTCGACGTATTCCTGCTCCTCCTTCTCCGGGTTGGTGTCGTCGAAGCGCAGGTGGCAGACGCCGCCGTAGTCGCGCGCCAGGCCGAAGTTCAGGCAGATCGATTTCGCGTGGCCGAGGTGGAGGTAGCCGTTGGGCTCGGGCGGGAAGCGCGTCTCGACGCGGCCGCCCCATTTACCGGCGGCGTTCTGCTCGTCGATGATGTTGCGGATGAAGTTGGCGGCGGGGGCGGGGGCTTCGTGCGACATGGTGGGATGCGGGTCTGGAATGCGTGGATTGTAGCGGGGTTCAGCAGATGATGCCGCCGCCGAGGCAGACCTCGCCGTCATAGAGCACGACGGACTGGCCGGGCGTCACCGCCCATTGTCGGGCGTCGAAGGCGAGCTCCAGCGTGTCGGCGTCGAGCTTCGTGATGCGGCAGGGCGCGTCGGTCTGGCGGTAGCGGGTCTTGGCCGTGTAGGGCTTGGCGGGATCGGGCGCGACGCCGGCGATCCAGCTGAGCTGGCCGGCCGTGAGCGTGCTGCGCTGCAGCAGCGGGTGGTCGTGGCCCTGCACGACGACCAGCGTATTCGTCGCCATGTCCTTGGCGGCGACGAACCACGGTTCGGTGTTGCCGTCCTTCTGCCCGCCGATGCCGAGGCCCTGGCGCTGCCCCAGCGTGTAGTACATCAGCCCCTGGTGCCGGCCGACGACGCGGCCCTCGGGCGTCTTCATGTCGCCGGGGTCGCGCGGCAGGTAGCGCTCGAGGAATTCGCGGAAGTTGCGCTCGCCGATGAAGCAGATGCCGGTGCTGTCCTTCTTGGTGGCGTTGGGCAGCCCGATCTCGGCGGCGATCCTGCGCACCTCGGGCTTCCGCAGGTGTGCGAGAGGAAACAGGGCAGGGCGGAGCTGCGCCTGGCAGAGGCGGTATAGGAAGTAGCTCTGGTCCTTGTTGGCGTCGTTCGCGCGCAGCAGCGTGGCGCGGCCGAACGGATCGTGGCCCTTGCCGACGTAGTGGCCGGTGGCGATGTACTCGGCGCCGCGCGCGATGGCGTCGTCGAGAAAGGCCTTGAACTTGATCTCGGCGTTGCACAGCACGTCGGGGTTGGGTGTGCGGCCGGCCTTGTATTCGGCGAGGAAGTAGCTGAACACGCGCTCCTTGTACTCGGCGGCGAAGTTGACCGCCTCGACCTCGATGCCGAGCACGTCGGCGACCGCCAGCACGTCGAGGAAATCCTGCCGTGCGGTGCAGTGCTCGGTGTTGTCGTCGTCGTCCCAGTTCTTCATGAAGACGCCGAGCACGTCGTAGCCCTGCTGCTTCAGCAGATACGCGGCGACGGCGGAGTCGACCCCGCCCGACAGGCCGACGACGACCCTGGTGCTCACGCGTGCCTCACGAAGTCGAGCGGGAAGCGCCGTCCCGCGAGATAGTCCTCGACGCAGCGCATCACCAGCGGGCTGCGGTGCGGCGTGGGGTGCGCCGCGAGTTCCTCGGGCGTGAGCCAGAGCGCGCGCACGATGCCGTGGTCGAGCGTGCGTTCGGCGTCGAAGCCGGTGACGTCGCAGACGTAGGCGAAGCGCAGGTAGGTGATGTCGCGCTGCGGGTAGTGCGTCGTGTAGCAGCCGACGAGCGCGGTCGGCTCGACGCGGTGCGCGGTTTCCTCGAGCGCCTCGCGGCGCACCGCCTCGACCAGCGTCTCGCCGCGCTCCCAGTGGCCGGCCGGCTGGTTGAGGCGCAGGCCTTCGGCGGTGTGTTCCTCGACCAGCAGGAACTTGCCGTCGCGTTCGGCAAGCGCCGCGACGACTACATGGGGCAGCCAGCTCTCAGACATGAATTTCTTTCCATTCTCCGGGCTTGAGGCCGCCCAGTCTCCAGTCGCCGACGGCGGCGCGCACGAGGCGCAGCGTCGGAAAGCCGATCTTCGCCGTCATGCGTCGCACCTGGCGGTTCTTGCCCTCGGCGATCACGAGCTCGATCCATGCGGTGGGGATGCTGGCGCGAAAGCGGATCGGCGGGGTGCGCGGCCAAAGATCGGCGGGCTCGTCGATCAGGCGCGCCTGCGCCGGCCGGGTGACGAAGTCGCCGAGATCGACGCCGCGGCGCAAGGGCTCGAGGTCGGCGTCGGTGGGTGAGCCTTCGACCTGCGCCCAGTAGGTCTTGGGCAGCTTGTGCCGGGGGTCGGCGATGCGGGCCTGCAGGGCGCCGTCATCGGTTAAAATCAGCAGTCCCTCGCTGTCGGCATCGAGCCGGCCGGCCGCGTACACGCCCGGAATGTCGAGGTGGTCGCGCAGGCCCTGCCAGCGCCCCTCCGGGGTGAACTGGCTCAGCACGCCATAGGGTTTGTTGAACACGATCAATCGCGCCACGCTGAGACGAACTTCTCTAGAAGCCCACATTTTAACGTTACAAGAGCACCGGACTTAATTAATCCAGCCATGACCTACCAGCACATCCAGATCCCCGCACAGGGCAAGAAGATCACCGTCAACGCCGACAACACGCTGAACGTGCCCGACACCCCGATCATTCCCTTCATCGAGGGCGACGGCACCGGCGTCGACATCACCCCGGCGATGAAGAAGGTCGTCGATGCCGCGGTCGCCAAGGCCTACGGCGGCAAGAAGAGGATCGCGTGGATGGAGGTCTACGCCGGCGAGAAGGCGGTCAAGGTCT
Encoded proteins:
- a CDS encoding glutamine--tRNA ligase/YqeY domain fusion protein, encoding MSHEAPAPAANFIRNIIDEQNAAGKWGGRVETRFPPEPNGYLHLGHAKSICLNFGLARDYGGVCHLRFDDTNPEKEEQEYVDSIVESVKWLGFDWGTHLYFASNYFDTMYACAEYLIQAGHAYVDSLTADEMRAYRGTLTEKGKDSPYRNRSVEENLDLFRRMKAGEFPDGAHVLRAKIDMASPNINLRDPAIYRIKHATHHNTGDTWCIYPMYTYAHPIEDAIEHITHSICTLEFEDQRPFYDWLLDKLAIGGFFTRPLPQQIEFARLNLTYVVLSKRKLIQLVEEKHVSGWDDPRMPTLVGARRRGYTPEGFRRFTDQIGVSKSDGWIDYSVFEACQRDVLNDSALRRVAVLDPVRLIIDNYPEGQSEDCFAPNHPQQPELGKRAIPFSRELWIEREDFEETPPKGYFRLFPGNSVRLRYGYVVKCTGCDKDAAGNITAVHCDYLPDTKSGTPGADSVKVKGNIHWVSAAHAIETEVRLYDRLFRTAQPGQETGNFLDDLNADSVKVIRAQLEPALKDAAPEASFQFERHGYFVADRSDTRPGAPVFNRTVTLKDSWVKAETQIAAKSPRDAK
- the mnmA gene encoding tRNA 2-thiouridine(34) synthase MnmA, whose translation is MSTRVVVGLSGGVDSAVAAYLLKQQGYDVLGVFMKNWDDDDNTEHCTARQDFLDVLAVADVLGIEVEAVNFAAEYKERVFSYFLAEYKAGRTPNPDVLCNAEIKFKAFLDDAIARGAEYIATGHYVGKGHDPFGRATLLRANDANKDQSYFLYRLCQAQLRPALFPLAHLRKPEVRRIAAEIGLPNATKKDSTGICFIGERNFREFLERYLPRDPGDMKTPEGRVVGRHQGLMYYTLGQRQGLGIGGQKDGNTEPWFVAAKDMATNTLVVVQGHDHPLLQRSTLTAGQLSWIAGVAPDPAKPYTAKTRYRQTDAPCRITKLDADTLELAFDARQWAVTPGQSVVLYDGEVCLGGGIIC
- a CDS encoding NUDIX hydrolase codes for the protein MSESWLPHVVVAALAERDGKFLLVEEHTAEGLRLNQPAGHWERGETLVEAVRREALEETAHRVEPTALVGCYTTHYPQRDITYLRFAYVCDVTGFDAERTLDHGIVRALWLTPEELAAHPTPHRSPLVMRCVEDYLAGRRFPLDFVRHA
- a CDS encoding pseudouridine synthase is translated as MARLIVFNKPYGVLSQFTPEGRWQGLRDHLDIPGVYAAGRLDADSEGLLILTDDGALQARIADPRHKLPKTYWAQVEGSPTDADLEPLRRGVDLGDFVTRPAQARLIDEPADLWPRTPPIRFRASIPTAWIELVIAEGKNRQVRRMTAKIGFPTLRLVRAAVGDWRLGGLKPGEWKEIHV